From the Musa acuminata AAA Group cultivar baxijiao chromosome BXJ1-2, Cavendish_Baxijiao_AAA, whole genome shotgun sequence genome, one window contains:
- the LOC103976637 gene encoding tubby-like F-box protein 5: MPLKSLVRELKEMPDGIGGEGEGGGGAITMGHGREGAPEGRWVNLPPELLFDVIRRVEASEASWPARRHVLACAAVCRWWRGITKEVVKSPEQCGRITFPLSLKQPGPRDHPIQCFVRRERTTSTFRLYLGLTPSLQSQKDKLLLAAHKTRRATSTDFVISLASDNFSRASNAYIGRVRSNFLGTKFMVYDSQCPHDAPVSSSSIPSNPRAPSKQVSSRHPAGNYDVATVSYEFNVLRTRGPRRIQCTMHSIPASSLREGRGGVPAPTSFLQSVDERQQPLSSLPAAEDEESARGFPSDGPTGSVPLILKNKSPRWHEQLQCWCLDFKGRVTVASVKNFQLVAAVDPSFGVSLAEQEKVILQFGKIGKDIFTMDYRYPLSAFQAFAICLTTFDTKPACE, from the exons ATGCCGTTAAAGAGTCTCGTCCGTGAGCTCAAGGAGATGCCGGATGGGATCGGGGGAGAAGGCGAAGGCGGCGGAGGAGCGATAACGATGGGGCACGGTCGCGAAGGTGCCCCGGAGGGTAGATGGGTGAACCTGCCGCCGGAACTGCTGTTTGATGTCATCCGCAGGGTGGAGGCAAGCGAGGCATCGTGGCCGGCGAGGAGGCATGTGCTGGCGTGCGCGGCCGTGTGCCGCTGGTGGCGTGGCATCACAAAAGAGGTGGTCAAGTCACCGGAGCAATGTGGCCGGATCACCTTTCCTCTTTCTCTCAAGCAG CCCGGACCACGAGATCATCCGATTCAGTGCTTCGTGAGGAGGGAGAGAACGACATCCACCTTCCGTTTGTACCTGGGTCTGACCCCAT CGCTGCAGAGCCAGAAGGACAAGCTTTTGCTTGCAGCCCACAAGACCAGACGTGCAACTAGCACCGATTTTGTCATCTCGCTGGCCTCCGATAATTTCTCTCGAGCTAGTAACGCCTACATCGGAAGAGTGAG GTCAAATTTCTTGGGGACCAAGTTCATGGTTTACGATAGCCAGTGTCCTCATGATGCCCCTGTTTCTTCTTCGAGCATTCCGTCAAATCCAAGGGCCCCTTCCAAGCAAGTGTCCTCGAGACATCCAGCTGGAAATTACGACGTTGCTACCGTCTCCTACGAATTTAATGTCCTTCGAACCCGAGGGCCCAGAAGAATACAATGCACCATGCACTCGATTCCAGCCTCCTCCCTCCGGGAAGGCCGGGGGGGTGTCCCGGCACCCACCAGCTTTCTCCAATCCGTCGACGAACGGCAACAACCCCTCTCGAGCTTACCAGCCGCAGAAGACGAGGAATCAGCAAGGGGTTTTCCTTCCGACGGTCCCACCGGTTCGGTCCCGCTGATTCTCAAGAACAAATCCCCGAGGTGGCACGAGCAGCTCCAATGCTGGTGCTTGGACTTCAAGGGACGAGTCACTGTGGCTTCCGTCAAGAACTTTCAGCTTGTGGCGGCCGTAGATCCTTCCTTTGGGGTGTCTCTGGCAGAGCAAGAGAAGGTTATCCTCCAATTCGGTAAGATAGGAAAGGACATCTTCACTATGGATTATCGATATCCACTCTCTGCGTTTCAGGCATTCGCAATCTGCTTGACCACCTTTGACACTAAGCCAGCATGTGAATGA